A region of the Anaerolineales bacterium genome:
GGACTTTGCACCCTCTACGCTCTACGTCCTACGTACTCTTCCCCCTGCGCAACCACGCAACGACGTCCTGTGCCGTACTTTCATTCCATCCTATACTGCTCCCATGCGATTTTCTTTCCGGCTCCTGTCCGAGTCATATATCGCCATCTTGGCGGCCGCCATTCTTTTTGGTCTGCTCGTTCCCGCCACGCGCGCGCTTGTTCCGTATAACACCCTGCTTCTTCAGGCGATTTTTCTCATTTCAAGCTTAAAGCTGAACGGAGCGGAAATCATAAAACACGGGAAGGACTGGAAGCTCTTGCTCGCGTCTAATGCCATTATGATTATCCTTCTTCCATTTGCTGTCAGGATCATTGCCCCGTCCATAGTGCCGGATCTTGCATTCCCGCTATTTCTCCTCGCGGCAATGCCGGTAGGCATGACGTCGCCATTGCTCGTGGAAGTCATCGGCGGCAGACAGGCGCTTGCGCTCGTCCTTACTGTTACGAGCTCGCTTTTTGCGCCTTTGAGCATCCCTATCGTTACAAAAATCGCGTACGGACAGACGATTTCGGTTGATGCGTTTGCCATGTTTAAGAGCCTGTTGCTCGTCATCTTGCTGCCGTTCGCGGTTGCGATGATTTTGAAACGCGTAATGCCGAACGCCGTCCGTACGATTAATGCAAAAAGCAAGCCATTTTCGCTCGTACTGTTGGGTCTCGTTATCGCCTCAGCTATCGCCGCGCATGCTTCGGAAATTCTCGGCAGTTTGGCATCCGGGGGCGCGCTATTGCGGATGCTCTTTATCCTTTTTGTTTTTTTCGTCCTCCTGCATCTTATCGGCTATTACGGGCTCTGGTGGAAAACGCGCGAGGACAGGCTCACAATTTCCGTGTGTCTTACGTATATGAATTTTACGCTCGCCATTTATCTTTCCTCAAAATATTTCTCGGATCCCGTGACCGTCCTCGCTCTTGTTCTTGCGATTTTGCCGTGGGCGATGCTTTTACCCGTCTGGAAGCGCGTGTGCCGCATGCGACTGCTGCCATAGCAGGCCTGTGCCGTATGGCAATGCGTGTGATCGCGTGATGCGAACGTGTGGATTTGGGTATCGGGCTTGATAAAAACTCGGATATCGGATATACTCCGGCCGCTTTACGCGCATGACGAATATCCGCAACATCGCCATCATCGCCCACGTCGATCATGGTAAAACAACGCTCGCCGACGCTCTGCTCAAACAGAGCGATACGTTTCGCGAACGCGGCCTCGAGGGGACGACGATTTTGGATTCGAATGATTTGGAACGCGAACGTGGGATCACCATCCTCTCCAAAAACTGCGCCGTGGTGTACGGAGACACCAAAATCAATATCGTGGATACTCCGGGACACGCAGACTTCGGGGGAGAAGTGGAACGCATCATGAATCTCGTCGATGGGGCTCTCCTGCTCGTGGATGCGAAAGAAGGCCCAATGCCGCAGACGCGCTTTGTGCTCAAAAAAGCCATCGAGGCGGGGCATCTCATCATTGTTGTTATTAATAAAATCGACAAGCCGGATGCGCGTCCGGACTGGGTGTTGAATCAAACATTCGATCTTTTTGTCCATTTGGGCGCCTCGGATGCTCAGGCGGATTTTCCGGTTATCTATGCATCGGCCAAGCAGGGGAAAGCCGGCGCCGAGCCGAATCTCGCGTCCATGACTGACGTCAAACCAATCTTCGAGAGCATCCTGAATGAGATACCGGCGCCGAAGAATGACGCCTCCGGTCCGCTTCAGGTGTCCGTTGCGAACATCAGTTACGATAATTACAAAGGGAAGGTTGGCATCGGCCGCGTGGTGCGCGGCACGTTCAAGCCGGGCGCGGTGGCATGGATAAATCGCGAAGGCAAAACAAGCTCGGCTAAAATTGGCACTGTATTTTCTTTCATGGGGCTCGGCAAGGTTGAGGTTCAGGAGGCCGTGGCCGGCGACATCGTGGCATTTGCGGGCATTTCCGATTTGAATATCGGCGAAACCATCGCGGATCCCGCGCATCCCGAGGCCCTGCCCGTCATCGCCATTGAAAAACCGACCGTCAAAATGACATTCGGTGTGAACACGTCCCCGTTCTCCGGGCAGGAAGGGGAGTTCACGACGAGTCGGAACATCAAGGACAGGCTGGAACGTGAAATTCAGAATGATGTTGCTCTCCAGGTGGAACCTGGCTCGAGCGATAGCACGTTCATCGTTTCCGGCCGCGGAGAATTGCATTTGGCCATCCTCATCGAGCGCATGCGTCGCGAAGGATATGAGCTTCAGGTCTCCCGGCCGCAGGTGATTCTCCGCGAAGAGAACAGCGTCAAAATGGAGCCCTTCGAAGAAGCATCCATCGAATGCCCGGAAGCCTTGAGCGGCTCCGTTATCGAAAACATAGGAAAGCGCAAAGGGGAGATCCTCGACATGCGTATGGAAAGTGGCACGACGTATCTGGAATGCGTCTTCCCGACGCGCGGACTCATTGGGTATCGCAATCAATTCATGAAGGACACCAAGGGCCAGGGCATTTTGAACACCGTTTTTCTGGAATATCGCCCCATGCTGGGGACCATTGAAGCCGCTCCGCATGGATCATTGATCGCTTTTGAAACGGGAACGGCAAATTCCTACGGTCTTCAGAATGCGCAGGAGCGCGGCCAGTTGTTTATCGGTCCCGGCGCCAAGGTGTACGAAGGTATGGTCGTGGGGCAGAACTCTCGTCCGGAAGACATGGAAGTGAACGTATGCAAGGAAAAGCGGCTCACGAACATGCGTTCCAAAGGCGAAGGCGTGGCCGAAGGGCTGGATACCCCGCGTTTCATGAGCCTTGAAGAATCCATGGAGTATCTCGGCGATGATGAATTGCTCGAAGTGACTCCTGTATCCCTCCGCATACGGAAACAGCTTCTAAAACCGCATGAACGAAAGCGGGCCGGCCAGGCATAAACATCCTATCGAATCCCGGGGTGTTTTTTGATCCGCATATCCTTCCGTGGCCTGCCACGGCTCTTTTGAGGTATGATGAGAAGCATCTTATTCATTAATGTGTTTCTATGGGAATGACCTGTGCAAATTGCGGAATCAGCGGGGGATGCAAATGCCCTCATCATAAAATGGTGCCGCTCTTCATTACCCTGATCGGCGCGGTGTTCCTTTTGCAGGCCTTTGATGCTGTGAGCGCATCGTTCACGGCATGGGCCTGGCCGCTTCTCGTAACCCTCATCGGCCTCACCAAGCTCATGGGCGGGAACTGCAAGTGTTGCGCAAACGGGGCTAAAAAATAAGCGCTCTGTTTGCAGGACAAAAATGCCCTCTCAAGGGCGTTTTTGTATGGCCTGGCTATGGATCCAGCATCTGGCCTTATTTTTTTAGTGGCGTATGCTTTGTCCATGTTCGCTACCGCGTTGTGGAGCATGGCCTATAGGGGTTTTGCCAAGCCGTATTTTTTCCGCCGTGATCCCGAAGCTGTCCATGACCGCATGACGAACATAGGGAGTTTTCTCGGTTCGCATATCGTTACGCGAAAGGCGGCGGAGGCCTGCTTCCATTACAGGCATCCTGCGCTCGAACAAAACATCCTCGGCATCCGTTTTGCGAATCCGATCGGTCTTGCCGCCGGATTCGACAAGGACGCGCGGCTCACGGACATCATGGCTGCCATTGGCTTCGGTTTCGAAGAAATTGGATCTGTTACCGGCGAGCCTTGCGAGGGCAATCCCAAGCCGCGTTTGTGGCGCCTGCCAAAATCCCGCGGCATTCTCGTCCATTATGGCTTGAAGAACGAAGGTTGTGAGGTTATCGCACATCGTCTGCGGAACAGGCGACTCCGTTTTCCAGTAGGCACGAGTATTGCGAAAACGAATTCGCCAGCGACCGTGGATATTCCGTCCGGCATCCGCGATTATGCCAAGGCGTTTCGCGCTTTCTCCGCCATTGGCGACTATTTCACCGTCAATATCAGCTGCCCGAACGCGTATGGAGGAGAGCTGTTCAGCGATCCGGCACGTCTTGATGCACTGCTTGCCGAGCTGGATGCGATTCCGACGCAAAAACCCGTTTTTTTGAAACTGCCTGCCGATATCGGCGAAAACGGCCTTCGGGAAATCGTTTCCGTAAGTCGGCGCCACCGTTTGCATGGATTCATCGCGTCGAATCTTACAAAGCGCCGAGATCTTCCGGGCCTCTACCGGGATGAAATTGCCGGACACGACAAGGGAGGGATAAGCGGCGTCGTTCTTCGGGACATTTCAAATAATCTCGTCTCCCGTCTTTATGTCCTCGCGGGCGGTGAATTCGTCATCGTTGGGTGTGGAGGTGTATTTTCGGCGGAGGATGCCTATGAAAAAATCCGCCGCGGTGCTTCCCTCGTGCAGCTCGTAACCGGCCTCATCTACAATGGCCCGCAACACATAGGAGAAATCAACCGCGGCCTTGCGCGATTACTGCAGCGAGACGGATTCGCCTCCGTCCGCGAGGCCGTGGGCATTGACGTTCGCAATGCATCCATAGCCCGATCCGCCTGAAAAGCGGTGTACAATATCTTCACCATGCGACGCGTATTCATTCTTCCCATCTTTCTCGCTCTCGTAGGCGCGGGTTGTGCCGACCGATGGGACCGGCTCATCTTGGCGAATTATTATTTGACCCCGGAATTGCATGAGCAGAGCCGCGCGGAGGTCGAGCAGACGCTCGTAAAACTGGCGGAGCAGATTGGCATTTCCACAAAAATTTTCGAAGAGCGAAAACGGAGTCTTGATATCCGCATGGGCTATCCGGAACTGCAGGCTGGCGGGAGTACGTCGTCCCGCGAAACCTTCAACAAAGCTATGAAGGCATACATCGACGGCACGGTCGATCAGTTTAAGAAAGATTTCGAAGCCGCTGGCAGCGCATCCGATGCCGGAGACTGGCTTTTGTCATCCGACTATCGCGTTCCGTACACTTCGCCGTCGCTTGTGTCCGTCGTGATTGACGGCAGTATGTATCAGGGCGGAGCGCACCCGAACAGCTTTTATCAAACATTCATCTACCTCGTGCAGAAGGAGCGTTTCGTGAGCGCGGAAGAGGTCTTTTCCGAGGCATCCGATCTTCTGGCCGCATCTGACGCCGCGCAAAAGGAACTTGCCGCAAGGGATATCTCGGATGCCGAATGGATACAGAACGGCGCAGGGCCTTCCATGGAAAATTATCGGCATGTATATATCACGGACGCCGGGCTTGCCGTGATCTTTCCGCCGTATCAGGTGGCGGCATATGCCGCCGGCCCGCAGGAAGTCATTATTCCCTGGAGTGTTATTCCCGGGACGCGACATGTCCTGTTTCGATAGAATCATTCGGATTGCGCAGGGGTGAAGAGTACGTAGTTGCGTAGGGCGTAGGGGGAGAGTACGTAGTTGCGTAGGGGGCATAATTCTAACCGAGATCCGAAACCCGTTCTCTTTGCCCTTTGCCCTTGCACTCAGTATGTTCGTAGGTCCGTAAGACCGTTGGCTCGTAGGTAAGCGGCTTCATCCTAGACCCGAACCCCGAGATCCGAAAACTCAAGAATGCCATTTTTATAAGTTGAGATTGAGGTTTAGAAAGAGCCAGGGATATCGCTGAATGAGATAGGCTTGGAAAACCGTATCCGCGCCTGTATAGAGCGACAGAGCCACCAGAAGAATAAAAAGTCCGAACACCCGTTGAATCGTTGCGGCATGTTTTGCGATAACCCGCACCTTGTTCGTGGCGGCTTGTCCTCCATAGGCAATAAGGAGCATCGGAATACCGGCTCCCAAAGAGTAAGCGAAGAGAAGCGCGGCGGTCTGTGCGAGCTGCTGTTCCACGGCAATGAGGGTCAAAATCGACCCGAGCACGGGACCGGCGCACGGACTCCATACAAGTCCGAGTGAAACACCCAAGACAAAACCGCCCCAGAG
Encoded here:
- a CDS encoding bile acid:sodium symporter, translated to MRFSFRLLSESYIAILAAAILFGLLVPATRALVPYNTLLLQAIFLISSLKLNGAEIIKHGKDWKLLLASNAIMIILLPFAVRIIAPSIVPDLAFPLFLLAAMPVGMTSPLLVEVIGGRQALALVLTVTSSLFAPLSIPIVTKIAYGQTISVDAFAMFKSLLLVILLPFAVAMILKRVMPNAVRTINAKSKPFSLVLLGLVIASAIAAHASEILGSLASGGALLRMLFILFVFFVLLHLIGYYGLWWKTREDRLTISVCLTYMNFTLAIYLSSKYFSDPVTVLALVLAILPWAMLLPVWKRVCRMRLLP
- the typA gene encoding translational GTPase TypA: MTNIRNIAIIAHVDHGKTTLADALLKQSDTFRERGLEGTTILDSNDLERERGITILSKNCAVVYGDTKINIVDTPGHADFGGEVERIMNLVDGALLLVDAKEGPMPQTRFVLKKAIEAGHLIIVVINKIDKPDARPDWVLNQTFDLFVHLGASDAQADFPVIYASAKQGKAGAEPNLASMTDVKPIFESILNEIPAPKNDASGPLQVSVANISYDNYKGKVGIGRVVRGTFKPGAVAWINREGKTSSAKIGTVFSFMGLGKVEVQEAVAGDIVAFAGISDLNIGETIADPAHPEALPVIAIEKPTVKMTFGVNTSPFSGQEGEFTTSRNIKDRLEREIQNDVALQVEPGSSDSTFIVSGRGELHLAILIERMRREGYELQVSRPQVILREENSVKMEPFEEASIECPEALSGSVIENIGKRKGEILDMRMESGTTYLECVFPTRGLIGYRNQFMKDTKGQGILNTVFLEYRPMLGTIEAAPHGSLIAFETGTANSYGLQNAQERGQLFIGPGAKVYEGMVVGQNSRPEDMEVNVCKEKRLTNMRSKGEGVAEGLDTPRFMSLEESMEYLGDDELLEVTPVSLRIRKQLLKPHERKRAGQA
- a CDS encoding quinone-dependent dihydroorotate dehydrogenase; this translates as MDPASGLIFLVAYALSMFATALWSMAYRGFAKPYFFRRDPEAVHDRMTNIGSFLGSHIVTRKAAEACFHYRHPALEQNILGIRFANPIGLAAGFDKDARLTDIMAAIGFGFEEIGSVTGEPCEGNPKPRLWRLPKSRGILVHYGLKNEGCEVIAHRLRNRRLRFPVGTSIAKTNSPATVDIPSGIRDYAKAFRAFSAIGDYFTVNISCPNAYGGELFSDPARLDALLAELDAIPTQKPVFLKLPADIGENGLREIVSVSRRHRLHGFIASNLTKRRDLPGLYRDEIAGHDKGGISGVVLRDISNNLVSRLYVLAGGEFVIVGCGGVFSAEDAYEKIRRGASLVQLVTGLIYNGPQHIGEINRGLARLLQRDGFASVREAVGIDVRNASIARSA
- a CDS encoding DUF3298 and DUF4163 domain-containing protein; its protein translation is MRRVFILPIFLALVGAGCADRWDRLILANYYLTPELHEQSRAEVEQTLVKLAEQIGISTKIFEERKRSLDIRMGYPELQAGGSTSSRETFNKAMKAYIDGTVDQFKKDFEAAGSASDAGDWLLSSDYRVPYTSPSLVSVVIDGSMYQGGAHPNSFYQTFIYLVQKERFVSAEEVFSEASDLLAASDAAQKELAARDISDAEWIQNGAGPSMENYRHVYITDAGLAVIFPPYQVAAYAAGPQEVIIPWSVIPGTRHVLFR
- a CDS encoding cytochrome c biogenesis protein CcdA is translated as MLQVLFAILAGAVTIGGPCILPLLPIILGTSTVRAHASRPLFIVLGFVMSFTFFVIVFATVGRSLGIDPELFRKGAAILIGLFGLTMLFPSIQARIFAGLEPLARKLAPKADPQNAGLWGGFVLGVSLGLVWSPCAGPVLGSILTLIAVEQQLAQTAALLFAYSLGAGIPMLLIAYGGQAATNKVRVIAKHAATIQRVFGLFILLVALSLYTGADTVFQAYLIQRYPWLFLNLNLNL